In Syntrophales bacterium, the following proteins share a genomic window:
- the fliW gene encoding flagellar assembly protein FliW — protein MNVLTTRFGSIEIEEDKIIFFKGPILGFEKWRRFILLKSHEKDAPFMWLQSIDNAALAFVVVNPQIIKRTYDPFLKETDLEFLQIEKIEDVALFSIVTVRLNPLRITANLKAPLVINVSKRFGAQLIIEEEDYPVQYDLIDHKDEILSSNHLIEDTIMERIVHAGYIAG, from the coding sequence GTGAATGTTTTAACTACCCGTTTCGGAAGTATAGAAATTGAAGAGGATAAGATAATTTTTTTTAAGGGTCCCATACTGGGATTTGAAAAGTGGAGGCGTTTTATCCTATTAAAGTCTCACGAGAAGGATGCACCATTTATGTGGTTGCAATCTATCGATAATGCGGCTTTAGCCTTTGTTGTTGTCAATCCTCAGATTATCAAAAGGACTTATGACCCATTTCTGAAGGAAACCGATTTGGAATTTCTGCAGATAGAAAAAATTGAAGATGTGGCACTGTTCTCCATTGTAACGGTTCGATTGAATCCCTTGCGAATTACGGCGAATCTTAAGGCTCCCCTTGTAATAAACGTATCAAAACGTTTTGGAGCTCAATTGATAATAGAAGAAGAAGATTACCCTGTTCAATATGACCTTATTGATCATAAAGACGAAATTTTAAGTTCAAATCATCTGATAGAAGACACAATCATGGAGAGGATTGTTCATGCTGGTTACATTGCAGGGTGA
- the csrA gene encoding carbon storage regulator CsrA translates to MLVLTRKTGEKVNIGDSIQVTVLEIRGSAVRLGIKAPKNVPVYREEIYRMIQEQNEAAALTVMSLADIVGKIEKGEVK, encoded by the coding sequence ATGCTCGTCCTAACGAGGAAAACTGGTGAGAAAGTAAATATAGGTGACAGTATACAAGTTACGGTTTTGGAAATAAGAGGAAGCGCAGTGCGGTTGGGGATAAAAGCACCAAAGAACGTACCCGTTTATAGGGAGGAGATATATAGAATGATTCAAGAACAGAATGAAGCAGCCGCACTTACAGTTATGTCACTTGCCGATATAGTGGGAAAAATTGAGAAGGGGGAAGTAAAGTGA
- the flgL gene encoding flagellar hook-associated protein FlgL, giving the protein MALRVTDSMKYFTILDNIFYANERYNNVMAKLSSLKEINKISDNPLGASQLLDLKQTENDVDMYSRSINNANTWLKETESKLSSISDLLTRVSEIVMSQVSATANSTSRRIAAQEIQEVYGEILSLANAKLGDRYIFGGSRDDTVPFVGGWSEAYVDTPVGAKDNKYTGSLSVTGAFTGVKNRTIVVRIVHGGNEEEATYKLSTDGGKTWSEESAPGELSDGIDLGEGLVLIFEPGEFAEGDTFYVRAYAPGNFRGDLEEQCIAVSKNAKFSYSISGAEVFTKQGGGKVEVFKLLADIKTALEENDEKRLSELLPDLGAAQNQVNIAIASCGAKMNRLEIAKSSLDQIRLEVSKMISDIQDADVVQLATQLSMKELALKACYYAASRIQEINIMPYLE; this is encoded by the coding sequence ATGGCACTTCGTGTTACGGATAGCATGAAATACTTCACGATTTTAGACAATATTTTTTACGCAAACGAAAGATACAATAATGTTATGGCTAAGCTTTCAAGTCTCAAAGAGATTAACAAAATTTCTGATAACCCTCTCGGGGCTTCTCAGTTGCTTGATTTGAAACAAACTGAAAATGACGTCGATATGTACTCGCGGAGTATCAATAATGCTAATACATGGTTAAAAGAGACAGAGTCAAAGCTTTCAAGCATAAGTGACCTATTAACCCGGGTGTCAGAGATTGTTATGTCTCAAGTTTCGGCCACAGCGAACAGCACTAGCAGAAGAATTGCTGCTCAAGAGATTCAAGAGGTATATGGGGAAATATTGTCCCTGGCAAATGCGAAGTTGGGGGATAGGTATATATTTGGTGGTTCCCGGGATGACACTGTCCCTTTTGTAGGGGGTTGGAGTGAAGCTTATGTAGATACTCCTGTTGGGGCAAAGGATAATAAATACACCGGAAGCCTATCGGTAACAGGTGCTTTTACGGGTGTAAAAAATAGAACGATAGTTGTAAGGATTGTCCACGGTGGTAATGAGGAAGAAGCAACGTATAAGCTATCCACCGATGGTGGAAAGACGTGGTCCGAAGAGAGCGCACCTGGTGAATTGAGTGATGGAATTGATCTTGGGGAAGGATTGGTTCTCATTTTTGAACCAGGAGAGTTCGCAGAAGGAGATACGTTTTATGTACGTGCGTATGCACCTGGTAATTTCCGAGGTGATCTAGAAGAACAGTGTATAGCTGTGAGTAAAAATGCCAAATTCAGTTACAGTATTTCTGGAGCAGAGGTTTTTACCAAACAGGGCGGGGGTAAAGTAGAAGTTTTCAAGCTTTTGGCAGATATTAAGACAGCTCTTGAGGAAAACGATGAAAAACGGCTTTCAGAACTACTTCCAGATCTGGGAGCCGCGCAGAATCAAGTCAACATTGCCATTGCGAGCTGTGGGGCCAAGATGAATAGATTGGAGATTGCAAAGAGCAGCCTTGATCAGATCAGGTTGGAAGTCAGTAAGATGATTAGCGATATTCAAGATGCCGATGTGGTTCAGCTGGCCACTCAATTGTCTATGAAAGAATTGGCGCTTAAGGCATGTTACTATGCGGCCTCGCGTATACAGGAGATAAACATTATGCCGTATCTTGAGTGA
- the flgK gene encoding flagellar hook-associated protein FlgK, protein MSISTILNVTRNALFANQLAIDVTGGNIANVNTEGYSRQVPVFTATGNVQAGAASAQLSVEITKIQRMFDSFTELQSAQQIQRLGYCEARNDILKKVETVFNEVSGGKLSDALNEFWRAWSDLASNPTGQVERHAIIAISQSLADQFNFFADQIYNIQVSIDNTIKDVISEINNLTSEIAYLNTRIGQISGESGEANRLLDERSKLLLKLSELLDCHYIVDENNALNIYLPDGEAIVDGVTNYDLRLVKNSSSTFHDVYLSNANQTVLNSFLTRGERGRLGGLIMVRDDKLEDYRDKLDEMVKGFMKSVNEIHVSGYDQYGNPGICFFVLRTSGSESYARDIMLNPEIVGDRGKIVASSTVNGNGEKAGEVAALKDKLIMSNGIETIGSYYASFIGEIARDISQAARSVDYHRTVYEQLKQQKESIAGVSLDEEMINLVKFQLAYRAAGKLCQTANDLMENLLELVK, encoded by the coding sequence ATGTCAATAAGCACAATACTTAACGTAACGAGAAATGCCCTTTTTGCCAATCAGTTAGCCATTGATGTTACGGGTGGAAATATAGCCAATGTGAACACAGAGGGTTACTCCCGTCAGGTGCCTGTGTTTACGGCAACTGGAAATGTTCAGGCTGGGGCTGCTTCAGCTCAGCTGAGTGTGGAGATTACAAAGATCCAGCGGATGTTTGATAGCTTTACAGAACTTCAAAGCGCTCAGCAGATTCAGCGACTTGGTTACTGTGAGGCGAGGAACGATATATTGAAGAAAGTCGAAACGGTGTTCAATGAAGTTTCAGGTGGTAAGTTAAGTGATGCTCTGAATGAATTCTGGAGGGCGTGGTCAGATTTAGCCTCTAATCCAACAGGACAGGTCGAGCGGCATGCAATTATTGCCATCTCTCAAAGCCTTGCGGATCAGTTTAACTTTTTTGCCGATCAGATTTATAATATTCAGGTAAGTATTGACAACACCATTAAAGATGTGATCTCGGAAATAAATAATCTTACCTCCGAGATCGCATATCTTAATACACGCATAGGGCAAATATCGGGCGAATCGGGTGAGGCAAATCGTCTTTTAGACGAGCGTTCAAAGCTTCTTCTGAAACTGAGCGAACTCTTGGATTGCCACTATATTGTCGATGAAAACAACGCCTTGAATATTTACCTGCCAGATGGTGAGGCAATTGTGGATGGTGTAACTAATTATGACTTGAGGTTGGTTAAGAACAGTTCATCCACCTTCCATGATGTGTATTTGAGTAACGCCAACCAAACTGTTTTGAATTCCTTTCTGACGCGTGGTGAGCGGGGGAGATTGGGGGGACTTATAATGGTGAGGGACGATAAACTTGAGGATTATAGGGACAAACTGGATGAGATGGTTAAGGGGTTCATGAAATCCGTAAATGAAATCCACGTAAGTGGATACGACCAGTACGGAAATCCTGGTATTTGTTTCTTTGTACTTCGCACCTCAGGTTCTGAATCCTATGCACGGGATATTATGTTGAATCCTGAAATTGTTGGTGATCGAGGTAAAATTGTGGCATCTTCTACCGTCAACGGTAATGGGGAAAAAGCGGGGGAAGTTGCAGCTCTCAAGGATAAGCTTATAATGAGCAATGGAATAGAGACGATTGGGAGTTACTACGCGTCTTTTATTGGTGAGATAGCTAGGGATATAAGCCAGGCGGCACGTAGTGTGGATTACCATAGAACAGTGTATGAGCAGTTGAAGCAACAGAAAGAGAGTATAGCCGGTGTTTCGCTTGATGAAGAGATGATAAATCTCGTCAAATTTCAACTGGCTTATCGTGCGGCAGGTAAACTCTGTCAAACTGCAAATGATTTAATGGAAAATTTGCTGGAGCTTGTTAAGTAA
- a CDS encoding flagellar protein FlgN, protein MGEKESLKTILILTLELYRNLEEVLVNERKAIIKASLDDMISVIKEKERIVREIALLWEGKGELKLLFHKSGSSRNVGLHDSSESDLVNDDRVFSLIKELKDQCSRVHSLNLANKELIESAISYLRDWLLYLQNLMSPHLIYAKGGKVILNSRPGCVINREG, encoded by the coding sequence ATGGGTGAGAAAGAGAGTTTAAAGACGATTTTAATTCTTACGTTAGAACTTTACAGGAATCTTGAGGAAGTCCTGGTAAATGAAAGAAAGGCCATAATAAAGGCTTCTCTGGATGATATGATATCAGTAATAAAAGAAAAAGAGAGAATTGTGCGTGAGATCGCGTTGTTGTGGGAGGGGAAAGGGGAACTAAAGTTGTTATTTCACAAGAGTGGTTCATCCCGTAACGTGGGTTTACATGATTCATCTGAGAGTGACTTGGTTAATGATGATAGGGTTTTCTCCTTGATAAAGGAGTTAAAAGATCAGTGTTCAAGAGTTCATTCGCTGAATTTAGCCAACAAAGAGTTGATAGAATCTGCCATTTCGTACCTCAGGGATTGGCTTTTGTACCTTCAGAATTTGATGAGTCCCCACTTAATTTATGCAAAGGGGGGCAAAGTTATACTTAACAGTCGGCCAGGTTGTGTGATCAATAGGGAAGGATGA
- the flgM gene encoding flagellar biosynthesis anti-sigma factor FlgM, whose translation MKIGDYKEIVPDAVQRYHKNESVAGASEKKEQVGAYPLPEERVSLSDRAKEFNEMKKLIESQPEVRDDLVKKMREKIESGEYKVPAEDLARKIVGENLIDIFA comes from the coding sequence ATGAAGATAGGAGACTATAAAGAGATTGTACCTGATGCAGTACAGAGGTATCACAAAAACGAATCAGTAGCAGGTGCCTCCGAGAAAAAAGAGCAAGTCGGTGCCTACCCTTTGCCTGAAGAAAGAGTTAGTCTTTCTGATAGGGCAAAAGAATTCAATGAGATGAAGAAGTTAATAGAGTCCCAACCTGAAGTGCGAGATGATTTGGTCAAAAAAATGCGAGAGAAGATAGAGAGCGGTGAATACAAAGTTCCTGCTGAAGATCTGGCGAGAAAAATAGTGGGCGAGAATTTGATAGACATTTTTGCCTGA
- a CDS encoding rod-binding protein → MKPFGKIDGVSNQGIAFENQQSNNEKRLKRACADFEALLIYQMLKTMRRTVPRGGVFSQGVITDTWYMVMDQSIAESIAQRNGGLGIQNILYDHLVSNTGKKDRLRK, encoded by the coding sequence ATGAAGCCATTTGGTAAAATTGACGGTGTTTCAAATCAAGGAATAGCTTTTGAGAATCAACAAAGCAACAATGAGAAGCGTTTGAAAAGAGCCTGTGCTGATTTTGAGGCACTCCTCATTTACCAGATGTTGAAGACAATGAGGCGGACCGTTCCAAGGGGGGGTGTATTCAGTCAGGGGGTTATTACAGATACGTGGTATATGGTTATGGATCAAAGTATTGCAGAAAGTATAGCTCAACGAAACGGTGGGTTGGGTATTCAGAATATACTTTACGATCACCTTGTGTCGAATACGGGTAAAAAAGATCGCTTAAGGAAGTAA
- a CDS encoding flagellar basal body P-ring protein FlgI — translation MKSVGSFVSKVLIVAIIAEFFSISVCYSARIKDIAGIGGVRSNQLVGYGLVVGLMGTGDDVKNGFTRETIANMLSRQGLSVKERMESIKSKNTAAVIVTANLPPFAKNGTRLDCTVSSLGDATSLQGGTLIMTPLRAPDGEVYAVCQGPVFIGGFTAGGATASVTKNQTNVGVVPNGALVEREVPLDFTKVNTFTINLYNPDFTTVKDMAHRINALMSDRVYAQPKDSGTVLITLLEGVQKKIMEVISDLENIDIPVSQPAVVVINEKTGTVVMGENVRVSTVAIAHGNLSITIKESMRVSQPLPFSPRPPEQATQPSYEGKSGTIVAPGGQTVVTKDTDVKVYEEKRQLHLIQEGVSIRDIVQSLNAIGVSPRDLITILQAIKAAGALQAELRVI, via the coding sequence ATGAAATCTGTTGGTTCTTTTGTTTCTAAAGTTTTGATTGTTGCAATTATAGCGGAATTTTTTTCAATCTCAGTTTGTTATAGTGCACGCATAAAGGACATAGCGGGTATTGGTGGGGTGAGGTCCAATCAACTTGTTGGTTACGGACTAGTAGTTGGTTTGATGGGGACAGGCGACGATGTCAAAAATGGTTTCACAAGGGAAACTATCGCCAACATGTTAAGCAGACAGGGACTTTCCGTTAAAGAACGTATGGAGAGTATAAAATCAAAAAATACGGCAGCTGTGATAGTTACTGCGAATCTCCCCCCTTTCGCAAAGAATGGGACGCGCTTGGATTGTACGGTTTCCTCCCTTGGGGATGCTACAAGTCTACAGGGTGGGACACTTATCATGACACCACTTAGAGCGCCGGATGGAGAAGTGTATGCTGTTTGCCAGGGGCCGGTTTTTATCGGAGGTTTTACCGCAGGGGGTGCAACAGCGTCAGTGACCAAAAATCAAACGAACGTGGGTGTAGTGCCTAACGGTGCTCTTGTGGAAAGAGAGGTTCCTCTAGATTTCACGAAGGTGAACACGTTCACAATTAACCTCTACAATCCTGATTTTACCACTGTTAAAGATATGGCTCACCGCATAAATGCATTAATGTCCGATAGGGTTTATGCCCAGCCGAAGGATTCGGGGACTGTCCTTATTACATTGCTTGAAGGTGTACAGAAGAAGATAATGGAAGTTATTTCCGATCTGGAAAATATCGACATTCCTGTAAGCCAGCCTGCTGTTGTCGTAATAAACGAAAAAACCGGGACAGTAGTTATGGGGGAGAACGTAAGAGTTTCCACTGTGGCTATTGCCCATGGTAATCTTAGTATAACCATTAAGGAAAGTATGCGGGTTTCACAGCCGTTGCCTTTTTCACCAAGACCTCCGGAACAGGCGACTCAGCCTTCCTATGAAGGGAAGAGTGGCACAATTGTGGCTCCAGGGGGACAAACCGTGGTTACCAAAGACACTGACGTTAAAGTGTATGAAGAAAAGAGACAGTTGCACCTTATTCAAGAGGGTGTGAGCATCCGGGACATAGTGCAGTCTCTTAATGCTATTGGGGTTTCTCCCCGTGATCTAATAACAATACTACAGGCAATTAAAGCTGCAGGGGCGTTACAGGCTGAACTTAGGGTGATTTGA
- a CDS encoding flagellar basal body L-ring protein FlgH yields MLLLIIRGVLIFIVSMLFICGCAERYSVKPEHYNAFPEAKHAPSVQPAQGSLWVGENNRNMLFTDNKARYVNDTITIVIEESSLGQNRATTNTSRTTTTGTSISALLGIDTSILKRNPNMGSSISVGGESTNSLKGSGDTSRGSTLKAVVTGRVVKVLENGNLLIEGRKQITINAEDQYLIITGIVRPQDVTAENYVYSTSISDARIVFTGSGVINDKMRPGWGTRILDWIWPF; encoded by the coding sequence CTGTGGGTGTGCGGAAAGGTACAGCGTGAAACCGGAACATTACAATGCCTTTCCTGAAGCAAAACATGCACCGAGTGTTCAACCAGCTCAAGGTTCCTTGTGGGTTGGCGAAAATAATAGGAATATGCTTTTCACCGATAACAAGGCTCGTTACGTCAATGATACAATAACAATTGTAATAGAAGAATCGTCTCTGGGACAGAACAGGGCTACGACAAATACCAGCAGAACAACTACTACTGGTACCTCAATCTCAGCGCTTCTAGGTATAGATACCTCAATTTTAAAGCGAAACCCCAATATGGGAAGTTCCATCTCGGTGGGTGGGGAATCCACGAATTCTCTTAAAGGAAGCGGAGACACGAGCAGGGGAAGTACGTTGAAGGCTGTGGTAACTGGTAGGGTTGTTAAGGTGCTGGAAAACGGAAATCTGTTAATTGAGGGACGTAAGCAAATAACGATAAATGCAGAGGATCAGTACCTTATAATAACCGGTATTGTTCGTCCACAGGACGTTACAGCTGAAAATTATGTGTATTCAACAAGTATTTCTGATGCGCGGATAGTATTTACAGGTTCTGGTGTTATTAATGATAAGATGCGACCGGGATGGGGTACACGTATCCTTGACTGGATATGGCCTTTCTAG